A window of Clavibacter michiganensis contains these coding sequences:
- the phnH gene encoding phosphonate C-P lyase system protein PhnH: protein MTAATGRAPGIPAPGIPAPGFGDATRGAQAAFRALLDALAHPTRIQPLTGPAEAPAGLGPGLGAVALTVLDEESALWLDPRRAADDEVTSWLTFHTGVRLVTAASDADFVLADPASLPPLAALAAGTDEEPHRSATALLDVRDAAGTMRIRAEGPGIDGHAIADAPWADEGFLDAWRANGERFPRGVDLLLVDAGSVAALPRTTRLRAADPRSEA, encoded by the coding sequence GTGACCGCGGCGACGGGCCGCGCGCCCGGCATCCCCGCTCCCGGCATCCCCGCTCCTGGGTTCGGCGACGCGACGCGCGGCGCGCAGGCCGCGTTCCGCGCGCTCCTCGACGCGCTCGCGCACCCGACGCGGATCCAGCCGCTCACGGGCCCCGCCGAGGCGCCCGCCGGTCTCGGCCCGGGCCTCGGCGCCGTCGCCCTCACCGTGCTCGACGAGGAGTCGGCGCTGTGGCTCGACCCGCGCCGCGCGGCCGACGACGAGGTGACCTCCTGGCTCACCTTCCACACCGGCGTCCGCCTCGTCACCGCGGCCTCCGACGCGGACTTCGTGCTCGCCGACCCGGCGTCCCTGCCCCCGCTCGCGGCGCTCGCCGCCGGCACCGACGAGGAGCCGCACCGCTCCGCGACCGCGCTCCTCGACGTCCGCGACGCCGCCGGGACCATGCGGATCCGGGCCGAGGGCCCCGGCATCGACGGGCACGCGATCGCCGACGCCCCCTGGGCCGACGAGGGCTTCCTCGACGCCTGGCGGGCCAACGGCGAGCGCTTCCCGCGCGGCGTCGACCTGCTGCTCGTCGACGCGGGATCCGTCGCCGCCCTCCCCCGCACCACCCGCCTCCGGGCGGCCGACCCCCGATCGGAGGCCTGA
- the phnG gene encoding phosphonate C-P lyase system protein PhnG: MTTTTTSSTGREDVAARQRWMRVLSAADVGALDAAWTAWEPKPCVQHIRGPEAGLVMVRGRVDAGGARFNLGEATVTRATLRLHGPVMAADALGSSYVLGSDLEHARLAALFDGMLLDAGLHDRVLAEVVAPLERARAAADDVRAAEARSTLVDFFTVARENG, translated from the coding sequence ATGACGACGACCACGACCAGCAGCACCGGACGGGAGGACGTCGCCGCCCGGCAGCGCTGGATGCGCGTCCTCTCCGCCGCCGACGTGGGGGCCCTCGACGCCGCGTGGACCGCGTGGGAGCCCAAGCCCTGCGTGCAGCACATCCGGGGTCCGGAGGCCGGGCTCGTCATGGTGCGCGGCCGCGTCGACGCCGGCGGCGCGCGCTTCAACCTCGGCGAGGCCACCGTCACGCGCGCCACGCTCCGCCTGCACGGGCCCGTCATGGCGGCGGACGCGCTCGGCAGCTCGTACGTCCTCGGATCCGACCTCGAGCACGCCCGCCTCGCGGCCCTGTTCGACGGGATGCTCCTCGACGCGGGCCTGCACGACCGTGTGCTCGCCGAGGTCGTCGCGCCGCTCGAGCGCGCGCGCGCCGCGGCCGACGACGTCCGCGCCGCCGAGGCCCGCAGCACGCTCGTGGACTTCTTCACGGTCGCCCGGGAGAACGGGTGA
- the phnF gene encoding phosphonate metabolism transcriptional regulator PhnF: MATQSRSTSGYSAWRLIAEELRAEILQGTVPAGAKLSSESELAERFQVHRHTVRQAVAALATDGLVVSRRGSGTFVTAHDVIVHRIGLRTRLSDSLAGRGSASTGELLEWAVEDPPADVAERLALAGRPALRLETLRLVDGRPVVRGTSWLVEELVPGIVDRYGPDGSMTNALRAVGVDDYLRSATTVTGRLATAAESAELQLSSGAVVLVVRALNTLPDGTPLLINVTRFAADRVELDVEHSRA, translated from the coding sequence ATGGCGACGCAGAGCAGATCCACGAGCGGGTACTCCGCCTGGCGGCTCATCGCGGAGGAGCTGCGCGCCGAGATCCTGCAGGGCACCGTGCCCGCCGGGGCGAAGCTCTCGTCGGAGAGCGAGCTCGCCGAGCGCTTCCAGGTCCACCGCCACACCGTGCGGCAGGCCGTGGCGGCGCTCGCGACGGACGGGCTCGTCGTCTCGCGGCGCGGCAGCGGCACGTTCGTGACCGCGCACGACGTCATCGTCCACCGCATCGGCCTGCGCACGCGGCTCAGCGACAGTCTCGCCGGCCGCGGATCCGCGTCCACGGGCGAGCTGCTCGAGTGGGCCGTCGAGGATCCGCCCGCCGACGTCGCCGAGCGCCTCGCCCTCGCCGGTCGCCCCGCCCTCCGCCTCGAGACGCTGCGGCTCGTCGACGGCCGGCCCGTGGTGCGCGGCACGTCGTGGCTCGTGGAGGAGCTCGTGCCCGGCATCGTCGACCGCTACGGACCCGACGGGTCGATGACGAACGCCCTCCGCGCGGTCGGCGTCGACGACTACCTGCGCTCCGCCACCACCGTCACCGGCCGCCTCGCGACGGCGGCCGAGTCCGCGGAGCTGCAGCTGTCGTCGGGCGCGGTCGTGCTCGTGGTCCGCGCCCTCAACACGCTGCCCGACGGCACGCCGCTGCTCATCAACGTCACGCGCTTCGCGGCCGACCGCGTCGAGCTCGACGTGGAGCACAGCAGGGCCTAG
- a CDS encoding MFS transporter, with amino-acid sequence MRSFRRAGSARTPEPGDGSMPDTRGPAKAPRAKLPRDVLVLGVIAFFVMVGFGVVVPVLPVYAESFGVGSFEVGAVISAFALMRFVMSPFVARLIDWSGERTVLAVGIGIVAVSSGLAGLAQDYVQLLLLRGAGGIGSAMFSVAAMTLLLGSTDPTRRARAIGFYQGGFLIGGMAGPALGAVLATISLTAPFFFYAATLAVASVIGLLLLRPRTRDVAATGADEVVIPFGRVLRDPRYRAALLANLGNGWASMGVRSALIPLLVVAVIGADPSAAGIAFACAAVVQALALAPAARFVDTVGRRPAIVGAYGVAGLLMIAIPFAPDMVVLTVLLCVYGAAASFMGTAPAAAVGDAAGARSGRPVAVFSMVSDLGAIVGPLVAGFLADAFSYPVAFATGAVLLLAASAYALLRMPRDERAAAPAAS; translated from the coding sequence ATGCGGTCCTTCCGACGTGCGGGATCCGCACGCACCCCCGAGCCCGGCGACGGATCGATGCCCGACACCCGCGGCCCCGCGAAGGCGCCCCGCGCGAAGCTGCCCCGCGACGTGCTCGTCCTCGGCGTCATCGCGTTCTTCGTGATGGTCGGCTTCGGCGTGGTCGTGCCCGTGCTGCCCGTCTACGCCGAGAGCTTCGGGGTCGGCAGCTTCGAGGTCGGCGCGGTGATCTCCGCGTTCGCGCTCATGCGGTTCGTGATGAGCCCGTTCGTCGCGCGCCTCATCGACTGGAGCGGGGAGCGCACGGTGCTCGCGGTCGGCATCGGGATCGTCGCCGTCTCCTCGGGCCTCGCCGGTCTCGCGCAGGACTACGTGCAGCTCCTGCTCCTCCGCGGGGCGGGCGGCATCGGGTCGGCGATGTTCTCGGTGGCCGCGATGACGCTGCTGCTCGGCTCCACGGATCCGACCCGCCGCGCCCGCGCGATCGGCTTCTACCAGGGCGGCTTCCTCATCGGCGGCATGGCGGGGCCCGCGCTCGGCGCCGTGCTCGCGACCATCTCCCTGACCGCTCCCTTCTTCTTCTACGCGGCCACGCTCGCGGTCGCCAGCGTCATCGGGCTGCTGCTGCTCCGGCCGCGCACGCGCGACGTCGCCGCGACCGGCGCCGACGAGGTCGTGATCCCGTTCGGCCGCGTGCTGCGCGACCCCCGCTACCGGGCGGCGCTGCTCGCGAACCTCGGCAACGGGTGGGCGTCGATGGGCGTGCGCAGCGCGCTGATCCCGCTGCTCGTCGTGGCCGTGATCGGCGCGGATCCCTCGGCCGCCGGCATCGCGTTCGCGTGCGCCGCCGTGGTGCAGGCGCTCGCGCTCGCGCCGGCCGCGCGGTTCGTGGACACGGTCGGTCGCCGGCCCGCGATCGTCGGCGCGTACGGGGTCGCCGGGCTGCTGATGATCGCGATCCCGTTCGCGCCCGACATGGTCGTGCTCACCGTGCTGCTCTGCGTGTACGGCGCGGCGGCCTCGTTCATGGGCACCGCCCCGGCGGCCGCGGTCGGCGACGCCGCCGGCGCCCGCAGCGGCCGGCCCGTCGCGGTGTTCTCGATGGTGTCGGACCTCGGGGCCATCGTCGGCCCGCTCGTCGCCGGCTTCCTCGCGGACGCGTTCTCGTACCCGGTCGCCTTCGCGACGGGCGCCGTGCTGCTGCTCGCCGCATCCGCGTACGCGCTGCTGCGCATGCCGCGGGACGAGCGCGCGGCGGCGCCCGCCGCGAGCTGA
- a CDS encoding phosphoenolpyruvate carboxylase, giving the protein MTTPPKKPLPLEHDSTRDGTRDAVEPALRSDVSHLGGLLGQVLRESGGDDLLRDVERLRELVIDAYESARDASIDDAERLVATFTPERAEQVARAFTCYFHLANLAEEHHRVRVLREREAAAGFVPDSIPDAVGKLTEELGREEAMRRLGEMRFHPVLTAHPTEARRRAVATGIRRIGDLLTERDGAMAGTLTGQDVDRRLLEEIDGLWRTSPLRTTRPTPLDEVRTAMGVFDQTLFEVVPRVYRLLDDWLLGDEAGVRDAVAPAFFRLGNWIAADRDGNPYVTAAVTEEAAGIASEHILLGLERVALRVGRSLTLGDADTPPSAELRELAAAQDALAPHLTARIGTRAPAELHRRVLLVIAGRLSATRERHDDPIAYPSAAELLADLRVLQASLRSAGAHRIAGGELQGLVWQAETFGFHLAEMEVRQHSQVHREALREVLAVAAADASGDQAPELAPMTVEVLDVFRTLARLQERHGVAPFSRFIVSFTQSADDIRTVHELAALALGSAEAAPVLDVIPLFETFADLNASTEILDGMIRLPQVAARLAQTGRKLEVMLGYSDSSKDVGPVSATFALFDAQARIAAWARENDIELTLFHGRGGALGRGGGPADRAVRAQPPGSVDGRFKLTEQGEVIFAHYGDKRIAARHIEQMAAATLLASAPSNEERNAVAAEGSAEMVRTMDEASRARFFELVKAPGFAPWFAQVTPMEEIGLLALGSRPARRGLSVESLEDLRAIPWVFAWTQARINLTGWFGLGSALAAVGDEAVLRKAYEEWPLFTSMIDNVEMSLAKTDGRLAERYLALGDRPDLAALVTEEMERTREWVRKATGRGEILEGRPVLRRAVRLRSPYVDALSLLQLRALRALRTSASDAAGQGAPGQADPTDPDHRLLLLTVNGIAAGLQNTG; this is encoded by the coding sequence GTGACGACTCCCCCGAAGAAGCCGCTTCCCCTCGAGCACGACTCCACCCGCGACGGCACGCGCGACGCCGTCGAGCCGGCGCTCCGCTCCGACGTCAGCCACCTCGGCGGCCTCCTCGGCCAGGTGCTCCGCGAGTCCGGCGGGGATGACCTGCTGCGCGACGTGGAGCGCCTGCGCGAGCTGGTCATCGACGCGTACGAGAGCGCGCGCGACGCCTCCATCGACGACGCCGAGCGGCTCGTCGCGACGTTCACGCCCGAGCGCGCGGAGCAGGTCGCCCGCGCGTTCACCTGCTACTTCCACCTCGCGAACCTCGCCGAGGAGCACCACCGCGTGCGCGTGCTCCGCGAGCGCGAGGCCGCGGCGGGCTTCGTGCCCGACTCCATCCCGGACGCGGTCGGCAAGCTCACCGAGGAGCTCGGCCGCGAGGAGGCCATGCGCCGCCTCGGCGAGATGCGCTTCCACCCGGTGCTCACGGCGCACCCCACCGAGGCGCGTCGGCGGGCGGTGGCCACGGGGATCCGCCGCATCGGCGACCTGCTCACCGAGCGCGACGGCGCCATGGCCGGCACGCTCACGGGCCAGGACGTCGACCGCCGGCTGCTCGAGGAGATCGACGGCCTGTGGCGCACCTCGCCGCTGCGCACCACGCGTCCCACCCCGCTCGACGAGGTCCGCACGGCCATGGGCGTCTTCGACCAGACCCTGTTCGAGGTCGTGCCGCGCGTCTACCGCCTGCTCGACGACTGGCTCCTGGGCGACGAGGCGGGCGTGCGCGACGCGGTCGCGCCCGCGTTCTTCCGGCTCGGCAACTGGATCGCGGCGGATCGCGACGGCAACCCCTACGTCACGGCCGCCGTCACCGAGGAGGCCGCGGGCATCGCCAGCGAGCACATCCTCCTCGGGCTGGAGCGCGTCGCCCTCCGCGTCGGCCGTTCGCTCACGCTCGGCGACGCCGACACCCCGCCGAGCGCCGAGCTGCGGGAGCTTGCCGCCGCGCAGGACGCGCTCGCGCCGCACCTCACCGCCCGCATCGGCACGCGCGCCCCGGCCGAGCTGCACCGCCGCGTGCTCCTCGTGATCGCCGGCCGCCTCTCCGCCACGCGCGAGCGCCACGACGACCCCATCGCCTACCCGTCCGCCGCCGAGCTGCTCGCCGACCTGCGCGTGCTGCAGGCGTCGCTCCGCAGCGCGGGCGCGCACCGCATCGCGGGCGGCGAGCTGCAGGGCCTCGTCTGGCAGGCGGAGACCTTCGGGTTCCACCTCGCCGAGATGGAGGTGCGCCAGCACTCGCAGGTGCACCGCGAGGCGCTCCGCGAGGTCCTCGCCGTCGCCGCGGCGGACGCGTCCGGCGACCAGGCGCCCGAGCTCGCGCCCATGACGGTCGAGGTGCTCGACGTGTTCCGCACGCTCGCGCGCCTCCAGGAGCGGCACGGCGTCGCGCCGTTCTCGCGCTTCATCGTCTCGTTCACGCAGTCGGCCGACGACATCCGCACGGTGCACGAGCTGGCCGCGCTCGCCCTCGGCTCGGCGGAGGCCGCGCCCGTCCTCGACGTCATCCCGCTGTTCGAGACGTTCGCTGACCTGAACGCGAGCACGGAGATCCTCGACGGCATGATCCGCCTGCCCCAGGTGGCGGCGCGCCTCGCGCAGACGGGCCGGAAGCTCGAGGTCATGCTCGGGTACTCCGACTCGTCGAAGGACGTCGGGCCCGTCTCCGCGACGTTCGCGCTGTTCGACGCGCAGGCGCGCATCGCCGCGTGGGCGCGCGAGAACGACATCGAGCTCACGCTCTTCCACGGCCGCGGCGGCGCCCTCGGCCGGGGTGGCGGCCCGGCCGACCGCGCCGTGCGGGCCCAGCCGCCGGGATCCGTCGACGGCCGCTTCAAGCTCACCGAGCAGGGCGAGGTGATCTTCGCCCACTACGGCGACAAGCGCATCGCCGCCCGCCACATCGAGCAGATGGCCGCCGCGACCCTGCTGGCCTCCGCGCCCTCGAACGAGGAGCGCAACGCGGTGGCCGCCGAGGGGTCCGCCGAGATGGTCCGCACGATGGACGAGGCCTCGCGCGCCCGCTTCTTCGAGCTCGTGAAGGCGCCCGGCTTCGCGCCGTGGTTCGCGCAGGTCACGCCCATGGAGGAGATCGGGCTGCTCGCGCTCGGTTCGCGGCCCGCCCGCCGCGGCCTGTCCGTCGAGTCGCTCGAGGACCTGCGGGCGATCCCGTGGGTGTTCGCGTGGACGCAGGCGCGCATCAACCTCACCGGCTGGTTCGGCCTGGGATCCGCGCTGGCCGCCGTCGGCGACGAGGCGGTGCTCCGGAAGGCCTACGAGGAGTGGCCGCTGTTCACCTCGATGATCGACAACGTCGAGATGTCGCTCGCCAAGACCGACGGCCGCCTCGCGGAGCGCTACCTCGCGCTCGGCGACCGGCCCGACCTCGCGGCGCTCGTGACCGAGGAGATGGAGCGCACGCGCGAGTGGGTGCGCAAGGCGACGGGTCGCGGCGAGATCCTCGAGGGCCGACCGGTGCTGCGCCGGGCGGTGCGCCTGCGCAGCCCGTACGTCGACGCGCTCTCGCTGCTGCAGCTGCGGGCCCTCCGGGCGCTGCGCACGTCGGCCTCCGATGCGGCGGGCCAGGGCGCTCCCGGCCAGGCCGACCCGACGGATCCGGACCACCGGCTCCTGCTCCTCACGGTCAACGGCATCGCGGCGGGGCTGCAGAACACGGGGTGA
- a CDS encoding helix-turn-helix domain-containing protein gives MNETRIVDLRTQRGWTQERLAEASGITVRTVQRLEAGNDASLDTLTRVAKALEVQVRDLFTTVDESGYGRAVTALDPRAARQQERRDTITDGLEALYYGVGALLTIGVIVGIKTDAFANHAIYLIPAYWIAGWLLSLFLFLVVLSPRLDRRFPLSRDRREPTPDGRT, from the coding sequence ATGAACGAGACACGGATCGTCGACCTCCGCACGCAGCGCGGCTGGACCCAGGAGCGACTCGCCGAGGCCAGCGGCATCACCGTCCGCACCGTGCAACGCCTGGAAGCCGGCAACGACGCCAGCCTCGACACGCTCACCCGCGTGGCCAAGGCGCTCGAGGTCCAGGTGCGCGACCTCTTCACCACCGTCGACGAGAGCGGCTACGGACGCGCCGTCACCGCCCTCGACCCCCGCGCCGCACGGCAGCAGGAACGCCGCGACACGATCACCGACGGGCTCGAAGCCCTCTACTACGGCGTCGGCGCGTTGCTCACGATCGGCGTGATCGTCGGCATCAAGACGGACGCGTTCGCGAATCACGCGATCTATCTCATCCCCGCCTACTGGATCGCCGGATGGCTGCTGTCGCTGTTCCTGTTCCTCGTGGTCCTCAGTCCGCGCCTGGACCGGCGGTTCCCGCTCTCGCGCGACCGCAGGGAGCCGACGCCCGACGGTCGGACCTGA
- a CDS encoding threonine aldolase family protein, translated as MTAASPVSPLRLHDTAARGFASDNYSGIHPEVLEAIAAANGGHQVAYGGDAYTARLQEVVGEHFGRGAEAFPVFNGTGANVTGLLSMLPRWGAVVCATTAHINTDEGGAPERVAGIKLLQVPTDDGKLTPELIDREAWGWGDEHRAQPLAVSITQTTELGTVYTPAEVRAIADHAHERGMRLHMDGARLSNAAATLDAPFRAFTSDAGVDVVSFGGTKNGLLYGEAIVVLDPEASEGLTYLRKLNMQLASKMRFVSAQLLALLGSEVDGVPLYLRSARHANGMAARLRSALDGVDGVEFTQETQANGLFAILPEGVADRLRGEFRFYDWDPARREVRWMCSFDTTEDDIDRFAAAIRREVGAG; from the coding sequence GTGACCGCCGCCTCCCCTGTCTCCCCCCTCCGCCTCCACGACACCGCCGCCCGCGGCTTCGCCTCCGACAACTACTCCGGGATCCACCCCGAGGTGCTGGAGGCCATCGCGGCCGCGAACGGCGGGCACCAGGTCGCGTACGGCGGCGACGCCTACACGGCCCGGCTCCAGGAGGTCGTGGGCGAGCACTTCGGCCGCGGCGCCGAGGCGTTCCCCGTCTTCAACGGCACGGGCGCCAACGTCACCGGCCTCCTCTCGATGCTGCCGCGCTGGGGCGCGGTGGTCTGCGCGACCACCGCGCACATCAACACCGACGAGGGCGGCGCCCCCGAGCGCGTCGCCGGCATCAAGCTGCTCCAGGTGCCCACCGACGACGGCAAGCTCACGCCCGAGCTCATCGACCGCGAGGCGTGGGGCTGGGGCGACGAGCACCGCGCGCAGCCGCTCGCCGTGAGCATCACGCAGACCACCGAGCTCGGCACCGTCTACACGCCGGCCGAGGTGCGGGCGATCGCCGACCACGCGCACGAGCGCGGCATGCGCCTGCACATGGACGGCGCGCGCCTCTCCAACGCGGCGGCCACGCTCGACGCCCCGTTCCGCGCCTTCACCTCGGATGCCGGCGTCGACGTCGTCAGCTTTGGCGGCACCAAGAACGGCCTGCTCTACGGCGAGGCGATCGTGGTGCTCGACCCGGAGGCGTCGGAGGGCCTCACCTACCTCCGCAAGCTCAACATGCAGCTCGCCTCGAAGATGCGGTTCGTGAGCGCGCAGCTGCTGGCGCTGCTCGGATCCGAGGTCGACGGCGTGCCGCTCTACCTCCGCTCCGCGCGCCACGCGAACGGGATGGCCGCGCGCCTCCGCTCCGCGCTCGACGGCGTGGACGGCGTCGAGTTCACGCAGGAGACGCAGGCGAACGGCCTCTTCGCGATCCTCCCCGAGGGCGTCGCCGACCGCCTCCGCGGCGAGTTCCGCTTCTACGACTGGGACCCGGCCCGCCGCGAGGTGCGCTGGATGTGCTCCTTCGACACCACCGAGGACGACATCGACCGGTTCGCGGCGGCGATCCGCCGGGAGGTCGGGGCGGGGTAG
- a CDS encoding NUDIX domain-containing protein, with amino-acid sequence MTRPGETVPDSRGRTGLHLRGTDLDRNPDVVVKRVEVTSDGWHVLRRTTLDLRLRDGSWQEQQRETYDRGDGATVLLYAAGTHRILLTRQFRYPAYVNGHPDGMLVEAAAGLLDEDSPEDAIRREAREELGVEIVALTHLFDLFMSPGSVTERVHHYLAAYAPADVVGAGGGVAEEGEDIERIEVTLDEALAMVADGRIADGKTVILLQHVALHGFPA; translated from the coding sequence ATGACGCGCCCCGGTGAGACCGTGCCCGACTCGCGGGGCCGCACCGGCCTCCACCTACGCGGGACGGACCTCGACCGGAACCCCGACGTGGTCGTAAAGCGCGTGGAGGTCACCTCCGACGGCTGGCATGTGCTCCGCCGGACGACGCTCGACCTGCGGCTGCGCGACGGATCCTGGCAGGAGCAGCAGCGCGAGACCTACGACCGGGGCGACGGCGCCACCGTGCTGCTCTATGCGGCCGGCACGCACCGGATCCTGCTCACCCGCCAGTTCCGCTACCCCGCCTACGTCAACGGCCACCCCGACGGCATGCTCGTCGAGGCGGCGGCCGGGCTCCTCGACGAGGACTCCCCGGAGGACGCGATCCGCCGCGAGGCCCGCGAGGAGCTCGGCGTCGAGATCGTCGCGCTGACGCACCTGTTCGACCTGTTCATGAGCCCCGGATCCGTGACCGAGCGCGTGCACCACTACCTCGCCGCGTACGCGCCCGCCGACGTCGTGGGCGCGGGCGGCGGCGTCGCCGAGGAGGGCGAGGACATCGAGCGGATCGAGGTGACGCTCGACGAGGCGCTCGCGATGGTCGCCGACGGCCGCATCGCCGACGGCAAGACGGTGATCCTCCTCCAGCACGTGGCGCTGCACGGGTTCCCGGCGTAG